In one Pseudarthrobacter sp. NBSH8 genomic region, the following are encoded:
- the treY gene encoding malto-oligosyltrehalose synthase: protein MKVPASTYRLQIRRSFTLFDAAATVPYLKDLGADWVYLSPILTAEEGSDHGYDVTDPSAVDPERGGPEGLLALSQAARAHGMGVLVDIVPNHVGVATPVQNPWWWSLLKEGKDSPYADAFDVEWDLAGGKVRLPMLGSDDDLAKLEIVDGELRYYDHRFPLAIGTYSAGDSAQDVHNRQHYQLVGWRRADADLNYRRFFAVTTLAGIRVETPRVFEEAHAEVGRWFTEDLVDGLRVDHPDGLADPGGYLRWLKDLSGGAYILVEKILEPGEVLPCEFACEGTTGYDALADVDRLFVDPAGQPGLDDLDASLRGGSPADYAGMILGTKRMIADGILRSEVLRLARLVPEAAGLSVTEAADALAEIIAAFPVYRTYLPTGAEVLNEAAGAAAGHRPELVGAVDTLLPLLLDPDNAIAVRFQQTSGMVMAKGVEDTAFYRYTRLGTLTEVGAEPTEFALEPAEFHRRMERRQRDMPLSMTTLSTHDTKRSEDARARISVIAELPAEWADTLVTLRRLAPVPDGPFENLLWQSIVGAWPASRERLQGYAEKAAREAGNSTTWTEPDGAFEKTVTAAVDAVFDNTKVAAALTAFVDRIDAHAASNSLSAKLVQLAMPGVPDVYQGSEFWERSLTDPDNRRPVDFGQRRDELATIDAGTLPAAGTEASKLLVISRALRLRRDQPELFGGYSPVQAAGAAAGHLVAFSRGAAAEAPGVLALATRLPAGLAAGGGWRDTAVELSVPMRDELTGVGYGPGSVPVAELLGTYPVALLVPANGETR from the coding sequence GTGAAGGTCCCTGCCTCCACCTACCGGCTGCAGATCCGGCGCAGCTTCACGCTCTTTGACGCTGCAGCCACCGTCCCTTACCTGAAAGACCTGGGTGCTGACTGGGTCTACCTGTCACCCATCCTGACGGCAGAGGAGGGATCGGACCACGGCTACGACGTCACCGACCCTTCCGCTGTGGACCCCGAACGCGGCGGCCCCGAAGGTCTTCTGGCGCTATCCCAGGCCGCCCGTGCCCACGGCATGGGTGTCCTGGTGGACATCGTGCCGAACCATGTGGGTGTTGCCACTCCTGTGCAGAACCCGTGGTGGTGGTCCCTGCTGAAGGAAGGCAAGGACTCGCCGTACGCGGACGCGTTCGACGTCGAATGGGACCTCGCCGGGGGCAAGGTGCGCCTGCCCATGCTGGGCTCGGACGATGACCTGGCCAAACTGGAAATCGTGGACGGCGAGCTGCGGTACTACGACCACCGGTTCCCGCTGGCCATCGGAACGTACTCGGCCGGGGACTCCGCACAGGACGTCCACAACCGCCAGCACTACCAGCTGGTGGGCTGGCGGCGGGCCGACGCCGACCTGAACTACCGGCGCTTCTTCGCCGTCACCACCCTGGCGGGCATCCGCGTGGAAACCCCGCGCGTCTTTGAGGAAGCCCATGCCGAAGTGGGCCGCTGGTTCACCGAGGACCTGGTGGACGGGCTCCGCGTGGACCACCCGGACGGCCTGGCCGATCCCGGGGGATACCTGCGCTGGCTCAAGGATCTCAGCGGCGGTGCGTACATCCTGGTGGAGAAAATCCTCGAACCCGGGGAAGTCCTGCCCTGCGAATTCGCCTGCGAAGGGACCACCGGCTACGACGCCCTGGCGGACGTGGACCGGCTCTTTGTGGACCCGGCCGGCCAGCCGGGTCTTGATGATCTGGACGCATCCTTGCGGGGCGGTAGCCCCGCCGACTACGCCGGGATGATCCTCGGCACCAAGCGCATGATCGCGGACGGCATCCTGCGCTCCGAGGTGCTGCGGCTGGCCCGGCTTGTGCCGGAGGCCGCCGGGTTGTCCGTAACCGAGGCTGCGGACGCCCTCGCCGAAATCATCGCCGCCTTCCCGGTTTACCGGACCTACCTGCCCACAGGCGCCGAAGTGCTGAACGAAGCAGCCGGCGCCGCAGCAGGCCACCGCCCCGAGCTGGTAGGCGCCGTGGACACGCTCCTGCCCTTGCTGCTGGATCCGGACAATGCCATCGCCGTCCGGTTCCAGCAGACCTCCGGCATGGTCATGGCCAAGGGTGTGGAGGACACCGCCTTCTACCGGTACACCCGGCTGGGCACGCTCACGGAAGTGGGCGCCGAACCCACCGAGTTCGCCCTGGAGCCGGCGGAATTCCACCGGCGGATGGAGCGGCGCCAACGCGACATGCCGCTGTCCATGACCACGCTGTCCACCCATGACACCAAACGCAGCGAGGACGCGCGGGCCCGGATTTCTGTGATCGCCGAACTCCCCGCTGAATGGGCCGACACCCTTGTCACCCTCCGCCGGCTGGCCCCCGTCCCGGACGGCCCGTTCGAAAACCTGCTGTGGCAGTCCATCGTGGGCGCCTGGCCGGCCAGCCGGGAGCGGCTGCAGGGCTACGCGGAGAAGGCGGCCCGCGAAGCCGGCAACTCCACCACCTGGACCGAACCGGACGGGGCCTTCGAAAAGACCGTCACAGCAGCCGTGGATGCCGTGTTTGACAACACCAAGGTGGCGGCAGCCCTCACGGCGTTTGTGGACCGCATCGATGCCCATGCAGCGTCCAACTCACTCTCGGCGAAGCTGGTCCAGCTGGCCATGCCGGGAGTCCCGGACGTCTATCAGGGCAGCGAGTTCTGGGAACGGTCCCTGACCGATCCGGACAACCGCCGCCCTGTGGACTTCGGGCAGCGCCGCGACGAACTGGCAACCATCGACGCCGGCACCCTGCCCGCCGCGGGCACGGAGGCCAGCAAGCTCCTGGTCATCTCGCGGGCACTGCGGCTGCGCCGGGACCAGCCGGAGCTTTTCGGCGGCTACAGCCCGGTGCAGGCAGCCGGCGCGGCGGCCGGCCACCTCGTGGCCTTCTCCCGCGGCGCGGCGGCGGAGGCCCCCGGCGTGCTCGCCCTGGCCACCAGGCTCCCTGCGGGACTGGCGGCCGGCGGCGGATGGCGGGACACCGCCGTCGAGCTTTCCGTTCCGATGCGTGATGAACTCACCGGTGTCGGGTACGGGCCCGGCAGCGTTCCGGTGGCCGAACTGCTGGGCACCTATCCGGTGGCCCTGCTGGTACCAGCGAATGGAGAAACACGATGA
- the glgX gene encoding glycogen debranching protein GlgX, which translates to MEVWPGTAYPLGATFDGTGTNFALFSEQAERVELCLLADDLTETRIELTEVDAYVWHCYLPHIQPGQKYGYRVHGPYDPAGGSRFNANKLLMDPYAKAVEGQIDWDPALFSYEFGDPDSRNDADSAPHTMHGVVINPFFEWDGDRQLRIPYHQSVIYEAHVKGLTQLHPEIPEEQRGTYAGVAHPAVIEHLKKLGATAIELMPVHQFVNDGTLVEKGLNNYWGYNTIGFFAPQNTYSSAGDVGNQVQEFKAMVRDLHRAGIEVILDVVYNHTAEGNHLGPTLSFKGIDNQAYYRLVDGDHKHYMDYTGTGNSLNVRHPHSLQLLMDSLRYWVTEMHVDGFRFDLASTLAREFYDVDKLSTFFELIQQDPIVSQVKLIAEPWDIGPGGYQVGNFPPQWTEWNGKYRDTVRDFWRGEHATLGEFASRLTGSADLYESSARRPVASINFVTAHDGFTMRDLVSYNEKHNDANGEGNNDGESHNRSWNCGEEGDTDDEKVLTLRARQQRNFLATLLLSQGVPMVLHGDELGRTQQGNNNTYCQDSELSWIHWDAMDQPLIEFTAFVNKIRRDHPTFRRSRFFDGRPVRRGEGEKLPDIVWLRTDGTEMLPEDWGNGFGRTIGVFYNGDGIQEKDFRGRRITDDSFLMAFNAHDDSVDFLLPSEEYAQSWEVMIDTATQADAYEPLKAGATLTLDAKSMVVLRAYSGPEADVDLSAAASLASMADHEEAQEEMVEAQTQAAKASEARASEAKADEK; encoded by the coding sequence ATGGAAGTCTGGCCTGGAACCGCTTACCCCCTCGGAGCTACCTTCGACGGTACCGGCACCAACTTTGCCCTGTTCAGCGAACAGGCGGAGCGGGTGGAACTCTGCCTCTTGGCCGATGACCTCACCGAGACCCGGATCGAGCTCACTGAAGTGGACGCCTACGTATGGCACTGCTACCTGCCCCACATCCAGCCCGGCCAGAAGTACGGCTACCGGGTCCACGGACCTTACGATCCTGCAGGCGGCAGCCGGTTCAACGCCAACAAGCTGCTGATGGACCCCTACGCCAAGGCCGTTGAGGGCCAGATCGACTGGGACCCTGCGCTCTTCTCCTATGAATTCGGCGACCCCGATTCCCGAAACGACGCCGACTCGGCGCCGCACACCATGCACGGCGTGGTCATCAACCCGTTCTTCGAGTGGGATGGCGACCGCCAGCTCCGTATTCCCTACCACCAGTCGGTCATTTACGAAGCACACGTCAAGGGCCTCACCCAGCTGCACCCCGAAATTCCTGAGGAGCAGCGCGGCACCTACGCCGGCGTGGCCCACCCCGCGGTCATCGAGCACCTCAAAAAGCTCGGCGCCACAGCGATCGAACTGATGCCGGTCCACCAGTTCGTCAATGACGGCACCCTGGTGGAGAAGGGCCTGAACAACTACTGGGGCTACAACACCATCGGCTTCTTCGCCCCGCAAAATACCTACAGCTCCGCCGGGGACGTGGGAAACCAGGTCCAGGAGTTCAAGGCCATGGTCCGCGACCTGCACCGTGCCGGCATCGAAGTCATCCTTGACGTGGTCTACAATCACACCGCCGAGGGCAACCACCTGGGCCCCACCCTGTCCTTCAAGGGCATCGACAACCAGGCCTACTACCGCCTTGTCGACGGCGACCACAAGCACTACATGGATTACACCGGCACCGGCAACTCCCTGAACGTCCGGCACCCCCACTCCCTGCAGCTGCTGATGGACTCCCTGCGGTACTGGGTCACGGAAATGCACGTTGACGGCTTCCGGTTCGACCTCGCCTCCACGCTGGCCCGCGAATTCTACGACGTGGACAAGCTGTCCACCTTCTTCGAACTGATCCAGCAGGACCCGATTGTCTCCCAGGTCAAGCTGATCGCTGAGCCCTGGGATATCGGTCCGGGCGGCTACCAGGTGGGTAACTTCCCGCCCCAGTGGACCGAATGGAACGGCAAGTACCGCGACACAGTCCGTGATTTCTGGCGTGGCGAGCACGCCACACTGGGGGAATTCGCTTCCCGGCTGACCGGCTCCGCGGATCTCTACGAAAGCTCCGCCCGCCGGCCGGTGGCCTCCATCAACTTTGTCACCGCCCACGACGGCTTCACCATGCGCGACCTCGTGTCCTACAACGAGAAGCACAACGACGCCAATGGTGAAGGCAATAACGACGGGGAGTCGCACAACCGGTCCTGGAACTGCGGCGAAGAGGGCGACACGGACGACGAGAAAGTCCTGACGCTCCGCGCCCGCCAGCAGCGGAACTTCCTCGCCACCCTCCTGCTCTCCCAGGGCGTGCCCATGGTGCTCCACGGCGACGAGCTGGGCCGCACGCAGCAGGGAAACAACAACACCTACTGCCAGGATTCGGAACTGAGCTGGATCCACTGGGATGCCATGGACCAGCCCCTGATCGAGTTCACAGCCTTCGTGAACAAGATCCGGCGCGACCACCCCACGTTCCGCCGCAGCCGCTTCTTTGACGGACGTCCTGTCCGCCGCGGCGAAGGTGAGAAGCTGCCGGACATCGTCTGGCTGCGGACCGACGGCACCGAGATGCTGCCCGAGGACTGGGGGAACGGCTTCGGCCGGACCATCGGTGTCTTCTACAACGGCGACGGCATCCAGGAGAAGGATTTCCGCGGCCGCCGGATCACCGACGACAGCTTCCTGATGGCGTTCAACGCCCATGACGACAGTGTGGACTTCCTCCTTCCGTCGGAGGAGTACGCCCAGTCCTGGGAGGTCATGATCGACACCGCCACCCAGGCAGACGCTTACGAACCGCTCAAGGCCGGCGCCACGCTGACCCTGGATGCCAAATCCATGGTGGTCCTGCGGGCCTACTCCGGCCCCGAAGCTGACGTGGACCTGTCCGCCGCCGCGTCCCTGGCTTCCATGGCCGATCATGAAGAAGCGCAGGAAGAAATGGTGGAGGCGCAGACCCAGGCAGCCAAAGCCAGCGAAGCGAGGGCAAGTGAAGCGAAGGCGGACGAAAAGTGA
- a CDS encoding NAD(P)H-hydrate epimerase, with translation MISAYTGTQIRAAEQPFLSAGVGAVLMQRASYGLANAAVHELKSRGRRLYGASVAVLAGKGNNGGDGLFAASFLAARGMRTTAVLAAGTAHTEALAAFERAGGRVYLLTELNANELAAQVASADVVIDAILGTGANGGLRGAAADLVRGLAELRLSSGEPGIVVACDVPSGVDADTGEAHAPVLSAEVTVTFGAAKVGLLADPGADHAGRVHVVPIGIEEDLPWPALRRFELADLARLLPQPGRRSHKYSRGVLGVVAGSADYPGAAVLACRGALAAGAGMVRYLGPPEVANLVRQSCPEVVCSTGSVADTRVQAWLVGSGMGPGDTEQLQRARDAVESGLPVIADAGALPALPAVLGPQVVLTPHAGELAALLARLGEPADRPEVEAGTLAAARKAAGLTGATVLLKGATTLVAAPDGAVFSQADGVPWLATAGSGDVLAGIIGALLAQSGTDVGRFQKLDIPGPARWAALAALGAAMHGKAGRSASDACEGGPITAGSVADALPYTWGKVSRLSNSGPHSRNSHSLPLR, from the coding sequence ATGATCAGCGCTTATACCGGAACCCAAATCAGGGCGGCCGAACAGCCGTTCCTGTCTGCAGGGGTGGGTGCTGTTCTGATGCAACGCGCCTCCTACGGGCTCGCCAACGCGGCGGTCCACGAGCTGAAGTCACGTGGCCGGCGGCTTTACGGCGCCAGCGTGGCCGTCCTGGCGGGCAAGGGCAACAACGGGGGAGACGGCCTCTTTGCCGCCTCGTTCCTGGCTGCCAGGGGAATGCGAACGACGGCGGTGCTCGCCGCCGGAACCGCCCACACCGAGGCGCTGGCTGCCTTTGAGCGCGCCGGCGGCCGGGTGTACCTCCTCACCGAACTCAACGCCAACGAGCTTGCGGCACAGGTGGCGAGTGCCGACGTTGTGATTGACGCAATTCTGGGAACGGGCGCCAACGGGGGTCTACGCGGGGCGGCCGCTGACCTGGTCAGGGGTCTTGCGGAACTGCGGCTCTCGTCCGGGGAGCCGGGGATCGTGGTGGCCTGCGATGTTCCCAGCGGCGTGGATGCCGATACCGGGGAAGCCCATGCGCCGGTGCTGTCCGCGGAGGTGACCGTAACATTCGGCGCAGCCAAGGTGGGGCTGCTGGCCGACCCTGGCGCCGATCACGCCGGCCGCGTCCACGTGGTGCCCATCGGAATCGAAGAAGACCTGCCATGGCCGGCACTGCGCAGGTTTGAGCTGGCGGACCTGGCCCGGCTCCTGCCGCAGCCCGGGAGGCGCTCGCACAAGTATTCCCGCGGCGTCCTGGGCGTCGTGGCAGGATCCGCCGATTATCCGGGCGCCGCCGTGCTGGCCTGCCGCGGTGCGCTGGCAGCGGGCGCTGGCATGGTCCGCTACCTGGGCCCGCCCGAGGTGGCCAACCTGGTGCGTCAGTCCTGCCCGGAAGTGGTGTGCAGTACGGGCTCCGTGGCGGACACCCGCGTCCAGGCGTGGCTCGTGGGTTCGGGCATGGGGCCCGGCGACACCGAACAGCTCCAGCGCGCCCGCGACGCCGTGGAATCCGGCCTGCCCGTCATCGCCGACGCCGGGGCGCTGCCTGCCCTGCCCGCGGTCCTGGGGCCGCAGGTGGTGCTCACGCCGCACGCCGGCGAGCTTGCCGCCTTGCTGGCGCGGCTGGGCGAACCCGCCGACCGCCCAGAGGTGGAGGCAGGAACGCTGGCGGCCGCGCGCAAGGCCGCCGGGCTGACGGGCGCCACGGTCCTCCTGAAAGGCGCCACCACGCTGGTGGCGGCCCCAGACGGAGCCGTGTTCAGCCAGGCCGACGGCGTCCCGTGGCTGGCCACGGCCGGCAGCGGCGACGTCCTGGCCGGCATCATTGGTGCGCTGCTGGCGCAGTCAGGGACCGACGTCGGGCGGTTCCAAAAACTGGACATTCCAGGCCCGGCGCGTTGGGCTGCGCTGGCCGCACTAGGCGCCGCAATGCACGGCAAGGCCGGCAGATCGGCGTCGGACGCCTGCGAGGGCGGGCCTATCACCGCCGGCAGTGTCGCCGATGCCTTACCCTACACCTGGGGTAAAGTCAGTAGGCTTAGTAACTCTGGGCCCCATTCACGTAATAGTCACAGCCTGCCGCTACGGTAG
- a CDS encoding holo-ACP synthase, whose product MIVGIGVDVVDIERFGRQLERTPGLRDRLFVPAERELNTRSLAARFAAKEAVAKVLGAPAGMNWQDCWIGLDQHGPTIQVKGTVLAVAESKGVKRWHVSMSHDGGIATATVLAEG is encoded by the coding sequence ATGATTGTTGGCATTGGCGTAGACGTTGTAGACATCGAGCGGTTCGGCCGCCAGCTTGAGCGCACCCCCGGGCTCCGGGACCGGCTGTTCGTGCCCGCTGAACGTGAACTGAACACCCGCTCGCTGGCCGCGCGGTTCGCCGCCAAGGAAGCCGTGGCCAAGGTGCTCGGCGCGCCTGCAGGCATGAACTGGCAGGACTGCTGGATCGGGCTGGACCAGCATGGACCCACCATCCAGGTTAAAGGCACCGTCCTCGCAGTGGCCGAGTCCAAGGGCGTCAAGCGGTGGCACGTCTCCATGAGCCACGACGGCGGGATCGCCACCGCCACGGTACTGGCCGAAGGCTGA
- the glmS gene encoding glutamine--fructose-6-phosphate transaminase (isomerizing): protein MCGIVGYVGHSAGRGIAGHSALDVVLEGLRRLEYRGYDSAGVAVVSAGSIQSRKKSGKLSNLLAELEERPLPETFTGIGHTRWATHGGPTDQNAHPHLADGGKLALIHNGIIENFAELKLELVGKGYVFESETDTEVAAVLLGDIFRTKLNGDVSDGGLTTAMQLACQRLEGAFTLLAVHADQPDVVVAARRNSPLVVGLGEGENFLGSDVSGFIDYTRRAVELGQDQIVTITADTVEITDFFGAPAEGKEYHVDWDPESAEKGGFPSFMEKEIHDQPNAVLQTLLGRSDLNGRLTLDELRIDPELLKNVDKIIVLACGTSAYAGQVAKYAIERWCRIATEVELSHEFRYRDPIVDANTLIVSISQSGETMDTLMAVRYAKEQGAKTVSICNTNGSTIPRESDAVLYTHAGPEIAVASTKAFLAQITAAYLLGLYLAQLRGNKFQGEIKDILADLNKIPAKIQRILDNEAQIKELGVSMKDAKSVLFLGRHVGFPVAMEGALKLKELAYIHAEGFAAGELKHGPIALIEEGQPVFVVVPSPRGRDSLHAKVVSNIQEVRARGAKTIVIAEEGDEAVKAYAEHVFYIPATDTLLAPLLSTVPLQIFALALASAKGYDVDQPRNLAKSVTVE from the coding sequence ATGTGTGGAATCGTTGGATATGTGGGCCATTCTGCTGGCCGTGGGATTGCCGGTCACAGTGCGTTGGATGTAGTCCTTGAGGGATTGCGCCGTCTCGAGTACCGGGGGTACGACTCCGCGGGGGTGGCGGTGGTCTCTGCGGGGTCTATTCAGTCCCGGAAGAAGTCCGGCAAGCTGAGCAACCTTCTTGCTGAGCTGGAGGAGCGTCCGTTGCCGGAGACCTTCACCGGTATCGGCCACACGCGCTGGGCCACGCACGGCGGTCCCACGGACCAGAACGCGCACCCGCACCTGGCCGACGGCGGCAAGCTGGCCTTGATCCACAACGGCATCATCGAAAACTTCGCCGAGCTGAAGCTCGAACTCGTGGGCAAGGGCTATGTTTTCGAGTCCGAGACGGACACTGAAGTCGCTGCCGTGCTGCTGGGCGATATCTTCCGCACCAAACTTAACGGCGACGTTTCCGACGGCGGCCTGACCACGGCGATGCAGCTCGCCTGCCAGCGCCTCGAGGGTGCGTTCACCCTCCTCGCGGTTCACGCTGACCAGCCGGACGTTGTGGTCGCTGCCCGCCGTAACTCACCTTTGGTGGTTGGCCTGGGCGAGGGCGAGAACTTCCTGGGTTCGGATGTTTCCGGGTTCATTGACTACACCCGCCGTGCGGTGGAGCTGGGCCAGGACCAGATTGTCACCATCACCGCCGACACGGTGGAGATCACGGACTTCTTCGGTGCCCCGGCCGAGGGCAAGGAATACCACGTTGACTGGGACCCCGAATCCGCGGAAAAGGGCGGGTTCCCGTCCTTCATGGAGAAGGAAATCCATGACCAGCCCAACGCCGTCCTGCAGACGCTGCTGGGCCGCTCGGACCTTAACGGCAGACTGACCCTGGATGAGCTGAGGATCGACCCGGAGCTGCTCAAGAACGTCGACAAGATCATTGTGCTGGCCTGCGGCACGTCCGCGTACGCCGGGCAGGTGGCCAAGTACGCCATCGAGCGCTGGTGCCGGATCGCCACCGAGGTGGAACTCTCCCACGAATTCCGGTACCGGGACCCGATCGTGGACGCGAACACCCTGATCGTTTCGATCTCCCAGTCCGGGGAGACCATGGACACCCTGATGGCCGTCCGGTACGCCAAGGAACAGGGCGCCAAGACCGTCTCCATCTGCAACACCAACGGCTCCACCATCCCGCGGGAATCCGACGCCGTGCTTTACACGCACGCCGGCCCGGAAATCGCCGTTGCCTCCACCAAGGCGTTCCTGGCGCAGATCACCGCCGCGTACCTGTTGGGCCTGTACCTGGCGCAGCTGCGCGGGAACAAGTTCCAGGGCGAGATCAAGGACATCCTGGCGGACCTGAACAAGATCCCCGCGAAGATCCAGAGGATCCTGGACAACGAGGCGCAGATCAAGGAACTCGGCGTGTCCATGAAGGATGCGAAGTCGGTGCTGTTCCTGGGCCGCCACGTTGGCTTCCCGGTGGCCATGGAAGGTGCGCTGAAGCTCAAGGAGCTCGCCTACATCCACGCCGAAGGGTTCGCCGCCGGTGAGCTCAAACACGGCCCCATCGCGCTGATCGAGGAAGGCCAGCCCGTCTTTGTGGTGGTCCCGTCCCCGCGCGGCCGCGACTCGCTGCACGCCAAGGTGGTCTCGAACATCCAGGAAGTCCGGGCCCGCGGCGCCAAGACCATCGTGATCGCCGAAGAGGGCGACGAGGCCGTGAAGGCCTACGCCGAGCACGTCTTCTACATCCCGGCGACCGACACGCTGCTGGCCCCGCTGCTCAGCACGGTCCCGCTGCAGATCTTCGCCCTGGCCCTCGCCTCGGCCAAGGGCTACGACGTGGACCAGCCCCGCAACCTCGCCAAGAGCGTCACCGTAGAGTAA
- the coaA gene encoding type I pantothenate kinase: protein MTLQRNEANGEGASPFVELDRQTWSRLAAQMEQPLNEEDIVRLRGLGDPLDMKEIREVYLPLSRLLHLYVEAAGQLHSATTTFLGEQTQRTPFVIGVAGSVAVGKSTIARVLREMLRRWPGTPNVELITTDGFLYPLAELKRRQLLERKGFPESYDRRALLRFVSEIKGGAEEVRAPWYSHVTYDIVPEKEVVVRRPDVLIVEGLNVLAPARPRHDGKQGLALSDFFDFSIYVDAKTSFIEEWYVERFRKLQSTAFAQPESYFHRYATLSDEEAERTARDIWKRINEPNLEENVLPTRGRAQLVLTKDADHSIRRMLLRKV from the coding sequence GTGACTTTGCAACGCAACGAAGCGAATGGAGAGGGTGCCTCCCCATTCGTTGAGCTGGACCGTCAGACCTGGTCCCGGCTCGCCGCCCAGATGGAGCAGCCCCTTAACGAAGAGGACATTGTCCGCCTGCGTGGCCTCGGCGATCCCCTGGACATGAAGGAGATCCGCGAGGTCTACCTGCCCCTTTCCCGGCTCCTGCACCTGTATGTGGAGGCCGCGGGCCAGCTTCATTCGGCCACCACCACCTTCCTGGGTGAGCAGACCCAGCGGACTCCCTTTGTCATCGGCGTGGCCGGCTCGGTGGCCGTGGGCAAATCCACCATCGCCCGCGTGCTCCGGGAGATGCTGCGGCGCTGGCCCGGCACTCCCAACGTCGAGCTGATCACCACGGATGGTTTTCTTTATCCCCTGGCCGAGCTCAAACGGCGCCAGCTGCTGGAACGCAAGGGCTTCCCGGAGTCTTACGACCGCCGCGCGCTGCTGCGTTTTGTGAGCGAGATCAAGGGCGGCGCGGAGGAGGTCCGGGCACCCTGGTACTCCCACGTTACCTACGACATCGTGCCGGAGAAGGAAGTGGTGGTCCGCCGCCCGGACGTGCTGATTGTGGAGGGCCTGAACGTGCTGGCCCCGGCCCGCCCGCGCCACGACGGCAAGCAGGGGCTGGCGCTGAGCGATTTCTTCGATTTCTCCATCTATGTGGATGCCAAGACCTCCTTCATCGAGGAGTGGTACGTGGAGCGGTTCCGGAAACTCCAGAGCACCGCATTCGCGCAGCCGGAGTCCTATTTCCACAGGTATGCGACGCTGTCCGACGAGGAAGCCGAGCGCACCGCCCGGGACATCTGGAAACGCATCAACGAGCCCAATCTGGAGGAAAACGTCCTCCCCACGCGCGGCCGGGCCCAGCTGGTTCTGACCAAGGACGCGGACCATTCCATCCGCCGCATGCTCCTGCGGAAGGTTTAA
- a CDS encoding D-alanyl-D-alanine carboxypeptidase family protein has translation MCHDCVAGGPSGASRRSFTRFLAAGAGLTVLAACTPEAPAGVPPSSSSAAPAVTSQVPSPVAAPSVESTTAAVEPPPQAPVPPSATLPRQFSLTDPASPWLVVNKHRPLSPADYVPADLVHPNVRLAVSGEAALLNSTTAVAAEAMFAAAAHDGVSITLASGYRSYGTQVATYNGYVATRGQADADTASARPGYSEHQSGWSFDIGDGGGACGFQPCFADQPAAVWAKANGHRFGFVVRYPWMFHPITGYYYEPWHLRYLGVEAATDMAARGISTAEEYFGVDAAPAYA, from the coding sequence ATGTGCCACGACTGCGTGGCCGGAGGCCCCTCGGGGGCCAGCCGCCGCTCCTTTACCCGCTTCCTCGCCGCCGGAGCGGGGCTGACCGTCCTGGCAGCCTGCACGCCGGAGGCACCGGCCGGGGTGCCGCCGTCGTCGTCCTCCGCTGCCCCGGCGGTGACCTCCCAGGTCCCATCCCCGGTCGCGGCCCCTTCGGTGGAAAGCACGACGGCGGCAGTTGAGCCGCCGCCGCAGGCTCCCGTGCCGCCGTCGGCAACTCTCCCCCGTCAGTTCTCGCTGACGGACCCGGCCAGTCCGTGGCTCGTGGTCAACAAACACCGTCCGCTGTCGCCGGCGGACTACGTTCCGGCGGATCTCGTCCACCCCAACGTCCGGCTGGCTGTTTCCGGGGAGGCTGCTCTGCTGAACAGCACAACGGCGGTTGCCGCGGAAGCGATGTTCGCCGCCGCCGCGCACGACGGCGTGAGCATAACGCTGGCGAGCGGTTACCGTTCGTACGGCACCCAGGTGGCCACGTACAACGGCTATGTGGCCACCCGAGGCCAGGCCGATGCCGACACCGCCAGCGCAAGGCCCGGCTACTCGGAGCACCAGAGCGGCTGGTCCTTTGACATCGGCGACGGCGGCGGGGCATGCGGCTTCCAGCCGTGCTTCGCGGACCAGCCCGCGGCGGTGTGGGCGAAGGCGAACGGCCACCGCTTCGGTTTTGTGGTGCGGTACCCGTGGATGTTCCACCCGATCACCGGCTACTACTACGAGCCGTGGCACCTGCGGTACCTCGGCGTGGAGGCCGCCACGGACATGGCGGCCCGGGGCATCAGCACTGCGGAGGAGTACTTCGGGGTGGATGCGGCGCCGGCGTACGCCTGA
- the mscL gene encoding large conductance mechanosensitive channel protein MscL, whose translation MLTGFKNFIMKGNVVDLAVAVVMGAAFSSVVTSIVQGLLTPLIGRLFSAKGVEEMQWEGFMYGSVISSIISFVLVAASIYFVVVLPMNHMIELRNRKLGINKAVKEEAAEDPQIALLTEIRDSLQSRTP comes from the coding sequence ATGCTGACAGGATTCAAGAATTTCATTATGAAGGGCAATGTTGTTGACCTTGCCGTAGCCGTTGTGATGGGTGCCGCATTCAGCTCCGTCGTGACCTCTATCGTCCAGGGCCTGCTGACGCCCCTGATCGGACGTCTGTTCAGTGCCAAGGGCGTTGAAGAGATGCAGTGGGAGGGATTCATGTATGGGTCCGTCATCTCCTCCATCATTTCTTTCGTGCTGGTGGCCGCCTCCATCTACTTCGTGGTGGTACTTCCCATGAACCACATGATCGAGCTCCGTAACCGCAAGCTGGGAATCAACAAAGCTGTCAAGGAAGAGGCTGCGGAAGATCCGCAGATCGCGCTTCTGACCGAAATCCGGGACTCGCTGCAAAGCCGAACCCCCTAA